The Oncorhynchus keta strain PuntledgeMale-10-30-2019 chromosome 22, Oket_V2, whole genome shotgun sequence genome includes the window GTTGCAGTGGTTGTTGTTTACCTGCAAAGGCACGAGCCTCGTCTGTGGGCACTGCCCTGAGGTGGCGCAGGTCACTCTTGTTTCCCACCAGCATGATAACGATGTTGTTATCAGCATGATCCCGGAGCTCCTTCAGCCAGCGCTCCACATTTTCATAGGTGAGATGCTTGGCGATGTCATACACTAGGAGAGCCCCCACTGCCCCCCGGTAGTACCTGATTGGGACAGAGCAAGCAGGTCAAAGGTTGTGCGATTCACAGAGGTATTTGTTCAGGATGGTTTCAACACTATCCAAATGCGTTGGTTCCGTAAAGGGCAGGTCGCAGGAAGATGAGCACCCTCCTCCACTCACGCTGAAGTGATGGCTCTGTAACGCTCCTGTCCAGCTGTATCCCAGATCTGGGCCTTTATTGTCTTGCCATCCACCTGGATGCTGCGGGTGGCAAACTCCACACCGATGGTGCTTTTGCTCTCCAGGTTGAACTCATTCCGTGTGAAACGGGACAGCAGGTTACTCTTCCCCACACCAGAGTCTCCGATCAGCACCACTGGCAacaaaacacacagacaacatTAGCACTGCAATGACAGGCTGCCATTGTATGTGCAGTTCAGTACAGTCAAAAATATGAGATCACATATAGTACAGTAA containing:
- the LOC118373932 gene encoding ras-related protein Rab-11B-like, yielding MGNRDDEYDFLFKVVLIGDSGVGKSNLLSRFTRNEFNLESKSTIGVEFATRSIQVDGKTIKAQIWDTAGQERYRAITSAYYRGAVGALLVYDIAKHLTYENVERWLKELRDHADNNIVIMLVGNKSDLRHLRAVPTDEARAFAEKNTLSFIETSALDSTNVEEAFKNILTEIHRIVSQKQIADRSAHDESPGNNVVDISVPPTTDGQKNKLPCCQSL